The Selenomonadales bacterium genome contains a region encoding:
- the istB gene encoding IS21-like element helper ATPase IstB, whose product MAELKTVASMLRHLSLTEASTGLEAIVADAAINNMTPLEVLDKLLNHEINSRNARAKAKRVKAADFPYIEGLDSFDFERRGFKGISKLHIKQLSELAWLEKAYNIMFLGPTGLGKTRLSIGIGFKAIEAGYNVSFVSLDQLMRMLKTSEISKRAAGKVRKIKNSDLVILDEVGFLPISKQEANKLYEFVNALYLKTSIILTSNKGFDEWSEFLGDSIITAAILDRLAHQCEIFSLDGPSYRLENRKSIFGK is encoded by the coding sequence ATGGCTGAATTGAAAACCGTTGCTTCTATGCTAAGACATCTTAGCCTTACGGAAGCTTCTACCGGACTGGAGGCAATCGTTGCCGATGCAGCTATTAATAATATGACCCCCCTGGAGGTGCTGGACAAGCTATTAAACCATGAAATCAACAGCAGGAATGCAAGAGCTAAGGCCAAGAGAGTTAAGGCAGCCGACTTCCCCTACATCGAGGGACTGGACAGCTTTGACTTTGAAAGACGGGGTTTTAAAGGGATAAGCAAACTGCATATTAAGCAGTTATCAGAGCTAGCCTGGCTTGAGAAAGCTTATAATATCATGTTCCTGGGGCCGACAGGACTGGGCAAGACAAGACTCTCCATTGGTATTGGATTTAAAGCTATTGAGGCTGGTTATAATGTTTCGTTCGTTAGTCTTGATCAGTTGATGCGGATGTTAAAAACGTCAGAGATAAGTAAAAGGGCTGCAGGCAAGGTTAGAAAAATAAAGAACAGCGATTTGGTTATCCTCGATGAGGTGGGCTTTTTGCCCATCTCAAAGCAGGAAGCCAATAAGCTATATGAATTTGTAAATGCGCTATATTTGAAAACCTCAATAATACTAACTAGCAACAAGGGCTTTGATGAATGGAGCGAGTTTCTGGGTGATAGCATCATAACCGCAGCAATTCTTGATCGGCTGGCTCACCAGTGCGAGATATTCTCTCTGGACGGTCCAAGCTATAGATTGGAAAACAGAAAATCCATATTTGGTAAATAA
- a CDS encoding IS1634 family transposase — MYITISGKGSHRIVQLRDDRRVPGTDKRKAVIVKNYGNYEKLLAENPHIIEELKEEAKRLTREKNAESAPITLTVPTKEITSAEDVTSSFRFGHALIQHLWRELKLEKFFERYAGKRDPEELVQSIFYLLARRCTDPSSIYSCYQEQSQYAGHTEQTLDALYGVLDILAESKEDLIEFLSVFFQKKTKRKNGCAYYDVTTHSFESTKCGELRMFGFSKSHKNNEVQVVMGLLIDNNGIPVTYELFPGNTMDQSTLTKSVERLRELYRLEKITVVADRGLNSGTNLGYLCSQDHNFVISYTLKRSTQEFKELALNPDGWKVTSENEESGEVLIMEKVVEQTLEYKTEGLALDAPEGAEEGVKKKRGRPKKYQHHVVPVKIHLTWSAKRASKDRGDRQRMLEKLMKKMDKPYQLKAAVKRGVNQFLEMELETENWKISEEKIKESEKYDGYYAIITNNLELSTLEVVEIYRGLWRIEESFRIMKTDLQATPAFVWTDKHIEGHFALCFLALTTMRYLQYKITDHTGAQVSAANLMEALSGPTVITQGTYPNITVTPININQTYLDISKILGMSALRQNMTLTQFRSATKLNLVKNLE, encoded by the coding sequence ATGTATATCACAATCAGCGGAAAAGGAAGTCATCGTATTGTCCAGTTGCGTGATGATCGACGAGTTCCAGGCACAGATAAAAGAAAAGCGGTCATCGTAAAAAATTATGGTAACTATGAAAAGTTGCTGGCAGAAAACCCTCATATCATTGAGGAACTGAAAGAAGAAGCAAAACGCTTAACACGGGAAAAGAATGCTGAGTCTGCTCCAATTACCTTAACTGTTCCCACAAAAGAGATTACCTCCGCCGAAGACGTGACGTCTTCGTTCCGTTTCGGACACGCCTTGATTCAGCACCTCTGGAGAGAACTGAAACTGGAGAAGTTCTTTGAACGATATGCTGGAAAAAGAGATCCTGAAGAGCTAGTACAAAGCATCTTCTACCTCTTGGCCAGGAGATGTACGGATCCCAGCAGTATTTACAGCTGTTATCAAGAACAGAGCCAATATGCAGGTCATACGGAACAGACTTTGGATGCTCTCTATGGAGTTTTGGATATCCTAGCAGAGTCTAAAGAGGATCTCATTGAATTCCTGTCTGTTTTCTTCCAGAAGAAAACGAAACGAAAGAATGGTTGCGCCTATTACGATGTCACCACTCATTCCTTTGAGAGCACCAAATGTGGTGAACTGAGAATGTTTGGTTTTTCAAAATCCCATAAAAACAATGAAGTCCAAGTAGTTATGGGACTTCTTATTGATAACAACGGGATTCCTGTAACCTATGAACTTTTTCCTGGAAACACCATGGATCAGTCAACTTTAACGAAGTCAGTCGAAAGACTGAGGGAGTTGTATCGTTTAGAGAAGATCACAGTAGTCGCAGATAGAGGACTTAACAGTGGTACAAACTTAGGCTACCTATGTTCACAGGATCATAACTTTGTAATCAGCTATACGCTGAAACGATCCACGCAAGAGTTTAAAGAACTGGCCTTGAATCCCGATGGATGGAAAGTGACTTCTGAAAACGAAGAGAGCGGCGAAGTTCTGATCATGGAGAAAGTGGTGGAACAAACACTGGAATACAAGACAGAAGGTCTAGCGCTGGACGCACCGGAGGGTGCGGAAGAAGGCGTGAAAAAGAAGCGTGGACGACCTAAAAAGTATCAACACCATGTTGTTCCGGTGAAGATCCATCTGACATGGAGCGCCAAAAGAGCGTCGAAAGACCGCGGTGATCGGCAACGAATGCTTGAAAAACTGATGAAAAAAATGGATAAGCCTTATCAGCTGAAAGCAGCGGTGAAAAGAGGGGTAAACCAGTTCTTGGAGATGGAACTGGAGACAGAAAACTGGAAAATCAGCGAGGAGAAAATTAAAGAATCTGAAAAATATGATGGATATTATGCTATCATCACGAACAACCTAGAGTTATCAACCCTTGAAGTAGTTGAAATCTATCGTGGTTTGTGGAGAATCGAAGAGAGTTTCAGAATCATGAAGACAGATTTACAGGCAACTCCTGCTTTTGTTTGGACCGATAAACATATCGAAGGACACTTTGCATTGTGCTTTTTAGCCTTAACTACTATGAGATATCTGCAGTATAAGATTACAGATCACACTGGAGCGCAAGTATCCGCTGCAAATCTCATGGAAGCTTTGTCAGGACCTACCGTTATTACACAGGGGACTTATCCCAATATTACCGTAACCCCGATCAATATAAACCAGACATACCTGGACATCAGCAAGATCCTCGGCATGTCAGCACTTAGACAGAACATGACTTTGACTCAGTTTCGGAGTGCAACAAAATTGAATTTAGTGAAGAATCTAGAATAA
- a CDS encoding transposase, giving the protein MYSKIQAMKCQGFKQRKVSRILQIHRSTVKKYWDMLPEEFQETILEPAKKSSLEQHKGLILSWLNTYQEITAAQIYDWLKDKYNLTLAESSIRRYVRQLRMDYDIKPEQDDREYQAIPDPPMGLQMQVDIGVIAVENIATRRYQKLYCIGFVLSHSRYKYGVWYSKPPAAQDMVNAIQSCFEWMGGKPKELVFDQDRLISVNENYGDIIYTKEFETFRQSEKLDIYLCRKGDPPSKGRIEAVVKFFKYNFARYRQYTEQWIWDEEFEKWLHRTGNAKKHSVTKKVPAEAFEIERGYLTPVAYKTDNLDVTILLRKIRKDNTVMYEGNRYSVPIGSFGAHKEVQLDIVGDELLIYAGYCDILLARHKICYKKGRLIQNNDHLRNKDIKVAGMKEALIVKFPHPEAAAKFLDSIHNEKKRYARDQFMLIEKIIDEYSPLAVETALQYCLTNELKSAVDFRDAVIHFSKVEKEAACTVDPLIIPFAGNTRIPGIEVAKRDLQDMIRRLKEGDDKWLN; this is encoded by the coding sequence ATGTACAGCAAGATTCAAGCAATGAAATGCCAGGGGTTTAAACAAAGAAAGGTTTCAAGAATTTTACAGATTCACCGAAGCACCGTTAAGAAGTACTGGGACATGTTGCCGGAAGAATTTCAGGAAACAATCCTTGAGCCGGCTAAAAAGTCCAGCCTTGAGCAGCATAAAGGACTAATTTTATCCTGGCTAAATACATACCAGGAAATAACAGCAGCTCAGATTTACGATTGGTTAAAGGATAAATACAATCTGACCCTGGCAGAAAGCAGTATAAGAAGATATGTTCGGCAACTGCGGATGGATTATGATATTAAACCTGAACAAGATGACCGGGAATATCAAGCCATTCCGGATCCCCCCATGGGTCTTCAGATGCAGGTTGATATCGGGGTCATAGCTGTCGAGAACATAGCGACAAGACGCTACCAGAAACTTTATTGCATCGGCTTTGTACTCTCACATTCCAGATATAAATACGGGGTTTGGTATTCAAAACCACCGGCAGCACAAGACATGGTCAATGCAATTCAGAGCTGCTTTGAATGGATGGGAGGCAAACCAAAAGAGCTTGTATTTGATCAAGACCGGCTGATTTCAGTAAACGAAAACTACGGCGATATCATCTACACCAAAGAGTTTGAAACCTTCAGGCAAAGCGAAAAGCTTGATATCTATCTATGCCGGAAGGGGGATCCTCCCAGCAAGGGAAGAATCGAGGCTGTAGTAAAATTCTTTAAATATAACTTTGCTAGGTACAGACAGTATACGGAACAATGGATTTGGGATGAAGAATTTGAGAAATGGCTCCACAGAACCGGTAATGCCAAAAAACACTCGGTTACAAAAAAAGTACCGGCAGAGGCATTCGAAATCGAACGTGGATACCTCACACCGGTGGCATATAAAACAGATAACTTAGATGTTACTATACTACTGCGAAAGATTAGAAAAGACAATACCGTAATGTATGAGGGCAACAGATATTCAGTTCCAATTGGCAGCTTTGGTGCTCATAAAGAAGTTCAGCTTGATATTGTGGGAGACGAACTTTTAATATATGCCGGGTATTGCGACATACTGCTGGCCAGGCACAAGATATGCTACAAAAAGGGCAGATTGATCCAAAACAATGACCATCTACGAAACAAGGACATAAAGGTTGCCGGGATGAAAGAAGCATTAATCGTCAAATTCCCTCACCCTGAGGCTGCCGCGAAATTCCTTGATAGCATACATAACGAAAAGAAAAGATATGCCCGGGATCAGTTCATGTTAATAGAAAAAATCATTGATGAATATAGCCCTTTGGCAGTCGAAACGGCACTGCAATATTGCTTGACTAACGAACTAAAAAGCGCAGTTGATTTCAGGGATGCTGTCATCCACTTCAGCAAGGTGGAAAAAGAAGCCGCATGCACTGTCGACCCTTTAATTATACCTTTTGCAGGTAATACCCGTATCCCCGGGATAGAGGTAGCCAAAAGGGATTTGCAGGACATGATCAGGCGCCTGAAAGAAGGTGATGACAAATGGCTGAATTGA